In Microbacterium soli, the DNA window CGCCGATGCGCGCCGCCGCGGGCGTGCCGCGGCGTCCAGATGCCGACCTCGGCGGGATCGATCTCCCCCACGAGGCGATTGTGCCAGTCGACGGCGGTCTGGTCGGTGAGGCTGGCCACCTGGTCGACGACGACACGGGCGCGGGCGGCGTCCGTCTCCGCGGCGAGGAAGTCGGCGGCGAACGCCGGCTCCAGCACGTCCGCGCCGGCCGACCACAGCGCGTCCGTGGACCACAGCGAGTCCGCCAGGCGTTCGAGCACGCGACGCTGCTCCTTGTACACGCCCTTGCGCGCCTCGATCGTGACGATGGCCTGCCCCATGATGCCCTTGAGGACCGCGATCTCCGTCTCGACCTCGCGCGGCACCACGACGTGCCCGTTGTATCGCGCGAGACTCGCGCCGGGGTACGCGTCGCGGGTGGCGGCGACGGATGCCCGGGCGAAGCGCCCGATGAGGTCGCTGGTGAGGTTCTTCAACCGGGCGAGGTCATGCCGCGAGCGGTCGAACGCGTCCAGCCACATGGGCTGCCGGGTGAGACGGCTCAGGGCCTCCTCGAGCTCCTCCCCCGTGTAGTCGAGGCCGACCCACTGACGGATGCGGTCGATGAGCGCATCGTGCTCGGCGGGATCGGCGAGACGCGCGACGTCGAGGTAGCCGTTGAGGATGGCGTCCTCGAAGTCGTGCACCGAGTAGCCGATGTCATCGGAGAGGTCCATGATCTCCGCCTCGATGCAGCGCAGCCTGTCCGGCGCACCGTCGCGCATCCAGCGGAACACCGGCTCGTCATCGG includes these proteins:
- a CDS encoding deoxyguanosinetriphosphate triphosphohydrolase, with protein sequence MAADLTGAGPSERGDAGYDAHDAERFYAETHRSERNDFSRDRARVLHSAALRRLAAKTQVLSPASTADFARNRLTHSLEVAQVGRELAAALGVSADVVDTACLSHDLGHPPFGHNGERALNDWAADIGGFEGNAQSLRILTRLETKVLDDQEHSVGLNLTRASLDASCKYPWTVDSPLPDPGGRLKFGVYPDDEPVFRWMRDGAPDRLRCIEAEIMDLSDDIGYSVHDFEDAILNGYLDVARLADPAEHDALIDRIRQWVGLDYTGEELEEALSRLTRQPMWLDAFDRSRHDLARLKNLTSDLIGRFARASVAATRDAYPGASLARYNGHVVVPREVETEIAVLKGIMGQAIVTIEARKGVYKEQRRVLERLADSLWSTDALWSAGADVLEPAFAADFLAAETDAARARVVVDQVASLTDQTAVDWHNRLVGEIDPAEVGIWTPRHARGGAHRRAAARATVGEAS